GCCCAACTCCCATGATATCCAACTGTGAACTCAGCAAAGTCATTGGAAATCCCTCAATCGATGGAAAGGTGTATAGGAGTACAGTAGGGGCACTGCAATACGCCACCATTACTCGACCCGACATCAGCTTGCAGTAAACAAAGTGAGTCAATACATGGCGAACCCACTCGATTCACATTGGAAGGCCGTAAAAAGGATCCTCGGGTATCTTGCCGGAACATTGGACTATGGCATTCACATTACGAGATCAAATGGGCAAATTACAGCTTTCTCCGATGCTGATTGGGCATCGGATCTTGATGACAGAAGGTCTACAACCGGATATTGTGTGTATCATGGGTCGAACCTCATATCGTGGTGTGCTAAAAAGCAGTCGGTGGTATCGAGGTCCAGCACGGAGGCAGAGTATCGAAGTCTAGCGCATGTTGCCTCGGAGGTGACGTGGATGCAATCGATTCTGAGTGAGTTGAAAATTAAGCCTGGAGGAGTACCGATAGTTTGGGTGGATAACTTGAGTGCAATTGCCTTGGCCTCAAACCCTGTTCTTCATGCTCGGACAAAGCATATTGAAATAGATTTGAACTTTGTGAGAGACAAAGTGATAAGGAAGGAACTGGATGTACGACATGTGCCGTCAGTTGATCAAATCGCTGATATCTTCACAAAGCCGCTGAGCTTGCAATTCTTCGCGAAGTTGAGAAACAAACTTGGGGTCTGTTCCTTAACGTCGCTTGAATTGAGGGGAGGTGTTGAAACTACCCACGACTTGATGAATGAAGAAACGAGCTCGACCGAAAAATATGGATGTAATGCAACACGTGTGGATATTGATCGTGAAGATAAGGAATCCAAAGCAGTTCCACCTCAGCTCATGAATTGGAAAGCTGCTCTGTTGGGCCACTAACAACGTGTGTGAAATGGTGGTTAGAAGAAAGGATGATGGACCATGATCTAGTTAGTTTCAGATTGCACGTTCTGTCAGTTGCAGTAgatgactatatatatagcttattttgtaacttgttCATGATTCATGAAATCAAATTAGAAATGCAATTCAAAACTTGCACAATGAAGTTCTTTTGCCTACTTTCCTTTGTTGCTATTTTTGTtcacggagggagtactacataaaCGTAtaactcatattccactaattttttgaACTCGtttttctattacatttcttaaaacccgtgtcaggtcaaatggtgacaaattattaggGACGAATTGAATCATTCTTAAGatcttatataaatataaatttaataattacattacaataaaatactttgaaaataatttaggaaagaaaaaaatactcccttcgttctatgttaaatgagtcatttttctattttgaaaagttccaagttaattgggtcatttctatttttgtgcAACTTTGatctcttttcatctcttttactttattctctcttactttcttaatctccgtgctgaaaagaaacgccacaattaacaaggaacggatgaagtataataaataaaaaactactaaaacattttaaaatcttatagTACTAGcatatactcctccgtccgcgaatatgACTTCCGACTTTCCATTTTgatccgtccgcgaataagagtctcggttcataattactataaataataaagagacccacattccactaactcattccactcacatatcatttaaaacaaatatacatAAGTggaactcatattccactaattttctaatacttacttttcttaacatttcttaaaacttgtgtcggAATGAattgagactcctattcgcggacgaaaggagtaataattaacgtagataatttgataaattgagttatttgtaacaaaatatcatttgtttGAATAAAAGTTCAGCCCAACCCGTTTCAGATATGGGCCTAGGTTGGCCTGAGCCAAAATATAGGCGGGAATCGATGGGCTTGAATCGACCCAGCCCAGTTGACAACTCTGGTTCAGACCCAAGCTCAGTTGACAACTCTAGTATGttggatttgttttcttatggAACATCCATGTGGGTGCAACCACTAAATACTAGACACTGGTAGTTATACTTtgttacaattatttttggaatattttattattccctccgttctaaGGAAGATGATCCATTTTTTAGGTGGTACGCGATTTTatacaactttattttatgtattaagtGGAGAAAGTAGTAAGAGAAAtcagaaatgaaataaaattaagataaaaggtatttttattttaagtaataaaTCATCTTAAATGGGAGGAATTAAAAAGGTAAGTGAGTCATGGCAATGGACTGAAGGAGtacttatttttgtttattagtgCATTAAATTTACACTTTAGAATATGTAACCGCTGACTCATTTGATACCCTTAATTCTTATCTCACCCTCATCCTACACACCCCACTctaaaaaaggcaaaaaatatataacaaaacaaCCCATTTCACCAAAACGGCAAATAATACTTCCACAAAGAAACGAGAAGAAAAGAGAGGAGATAGATTCCACCCATATCTTCTGATAAATTCACATGGTCCCATAGCAAAGACAAAATTGATGTTATGAATTATGGGCTGATTAATCAGCAAATCATGAGAGCCCTTTTCTGGATAATTACGACACCGTTTTGGAGAAAGGCGATCCTAATTTCGATTGGGTTCAGCCGGAGACTGAATTCGATCCGTTGACTCTGAATTACACCTCCGGCACCACCTCGGCTCCCAAAGGCGTCGTCCACAGCCACCGCGGCACTTTCCTTGTGACGATCGATTCGTTGATTTCGTGGTCGGTGCCGAAGGAGCCGGTTTATTTATGGACGCTGCCGATGTTCCACGCCAACGGGTGGAGCTACACCTGGGGGATGGCCGCGGCCGGCGGCACCAATGTCTGCCTCCGGAAATTCGACGCCGCCGCGATCTACGCTGCGATCCACACGTATCACGTGACGCACATGTGCGGCGCGCCGGTGGTGCTCAACTTGCTCACTAACGGCAATCCGAAGCCGCTGGAGAAGCCGGTGGAGATCATGACCGCCGGAGCGCCGCCTCCGGCGGCTGTGCTCTTCCGGACGGAGTCGCTGGGGTTCGTCGTGAGCCACGGGTACGGCCTGACGGAGACCGGAGGGCTGGTGGTGTTCTGCACGtggaagaaaaagtggaaCATGTTTCCGGCGGTGGAGAGGGCGAAGCTGAAGGCGCGACAAGGCGTGAGAACTCCCGCGATGGCAGAGATCGACGTGATCGATGCTGAAACAGGGAAAAGCGTGGAGCGCGATGGGAAAACTCTAGGTGAGGTGGTTCTCTGCGGCGGCTGCGTGATGTTAGGCTATTTGAAAGACGCGGAGGGGACCGCCAAGGCGTTGAAAGACGGGTGGTTTTTCACCGGCGATGTCGGAGTGATGCACCCCGACGGCTATATAGAGATCAAGGACCGGTCCAAGGATGTGATCATCAGTGGAGGGGAGAATCTGAGCAGCGTGGAGGTGGAATCGGTTTTGTACGGGCATCCGGCGGTGAAtgaggcggcggtggtggcgaGGCCGGATGAATTCTGGGGAGAGACGCCGTGTGCGTTCGTGAGCTTGAAGGAAGGGGTGAAGGAGAAACCGACGGAGAAAGATGTGATTGAGTATTGCAGGGAGAGGATGCCGCGGTATATGGTGCCTAAAACGGTGGTGTTCGAGGCGGAGCTGCCCAAAACCTCCACCGGAAAAATACAAAAGTTTGTGCTCAGAGAGGCGGCGAAGGCGATGGGATCGGCAAACCTCAGCAAGCTCTAGTGAGTCAACGCTGACTTTTAGAGTATACTGGTTTAATAATATCGTACTTGATTTGGTTGATGCATTTCTATATTTTGCAATTTATGTAATTGTAACATTTTCCGAAATGTATTGTGATTTTCTGCGTTTTCATTCATACTACCAAATAAAATGCCATTCATGTGCTATTTTGAAATCAAACTTTGTGTAGCATACTTTTTTTTAGCTGAATGTGTGCAAACAACACTAACAACGTTGAAATATGAGGCATTATTGATAACTAATCATGTAACTTCTTTTAATCGCAATCAATATGTAAATTAGACCCGCttgaattttgtgtatattGTTAAGTTAGATATAAAGCTGTTCTTGAAATTGATATGATTCAAGATAACTCCAACTGACGTGTGATCTATCTATGagcaatataaaataatctcaacatGTAATTTTATACTGCATGATAGTGTATTGTTTTGATTTGAGTTACATCTACTATTAATCTTGTGagttgtattttaaaattgttctAGGGACTCTAAATACTAGTGAAAGCAAATGATAGCCGTTGATTGCATTAATTTCCTATTCAATGCGATTTGTTAATCTAATTAATGTGTGAAATACGGAAAAATCCAAATCCGGATAACATATTAAAAGATACAACTCggatataataaattattatgaatGTCC
The genomic region above belongs to Salvia hispanica cultivar TCC Black 2014 chromosome 3, UniMelb_Shisp_WGS_1.0, whole genome shotgun sequence and contains:
- the LOC125209631 gene encoding 2-methylpropanoate--CoA ligase CCL4-like; protein product: MGLNRPSPVDNSGSDPSSVDNSTNHESPFLDNYDTVLEKGDPNFDWVQPETEFDPLTLNYTSGTTSAPKGVVHSHRGTFLVTIDSLISWSVPKEPVYLWTLPMFHANGWSYTWGMAAAGGTNVCLRKFDAAAIYAAIHTYHVTHMCGAPVVLNLLTNGNPKPLEKPVEIMTAGAPPPAAVLFRTESLGFVVSHGYGLTETGGLVVFCTWKKKWNMFPAVERAKLKARQGVRTPAMAEIDVIDAETGKSVERDGKTLGEVVLCGGCVMLGYLKDAEGTAKALKDGWFFTGDVGVMHPDGYIEIKDRSKDVIISGGENLSSVEVESVLYGHPAVNEAAVVARPDEFWGETPCAFVSLKEGVKEKPTEKDVIEYCRERMPRYMVPKTVVFEAELPKTSTGKIQKFVLREAAKAMGSANLSKL